One Desulfurobacterium indicum DNA segment encodes these proteins:
- a CDS encoding valine--tRNA ligase, with translation MEKTYNPALFEDKWYQEWLKKGYFHADEKKVLNGEKPKFSVVLPPPNVTGVLHIGHALNSTLQDITCRWKRMKGYEVCWIPGTDHAGIATQWVVEKQLAQEGLTRHDVGRENFLKRVWEWKESCGGRIINQLKKLGTSCDWERERFTMDEGFSKAVRKAFVTLYKEGLIYKGKRLINWCPRCHTALSDLEVEHEEEKGNLWYIKYPVVGEEGKYIVVATTRPETMLGDVAIAVNPNDERYKDLIGKKVLLPIVNREIPVIADEYVDMEFGTGAVKITPAHDFNDFEIGNRHGLEPIQIMDDWAKITVEPFKGMDRYEVREAIVKMLKDEGLLEKVEKHIHSVGHCYRCKTVVEPYLSDQWFVKTKPLAEKAIEAVKTGEIKFIPKQWENTFFDWMYNIRDWCISRQIWWGHRIPVWYCEECGHLTVTEETPDRCEKCGSKNIYQDEDVLDTWFSSALWPFGTLGWPENTDDLKAFYPTDLLVTGFDIIFFWVSRMMMMGYHFTGKKPFSDVYVHALVRDEHGQKMSKTKGNVIDPLDMIQKFGADTLRFTLAALAAQGRDIRLSEKIIEGYRHFANKIWNVARFIFTATEGINIEGEKELYPEDRWILTKLSETAKTVDRELTNYRYNDAAKAIYQFIWGELADWYVEFSKNRIYKGTETEKRTAAFVLFKVLRDAMKLLHPFMPFITEEIYQKLPNKDAESIVLAPWPEEDISYEEAAIVDTVREIIRGVRNIKAEVNIPPSTAVPIEIKTDDKKLKETIKIMEPGIKQLARVSSVEFTEGKPEKAISFFLPGIEIYVKVGELIEIEREIEKIEKKLKSLEKDINKLEKKLSNENFLSRAPKEVIEKDRNKLKEVKEIYNKLSQTLNQLKSL, from the coding sequence GGGATACTTTCACGCAGACGAAAAAAAAGTCTTGAACGGAGAAAAGCCAAAATTCAGCGTCGTTCTTCCACCACCAAACGTAACAGGAGTTCTTCATATAGGACACGCCCTAAACTCCACCCTTCAGGATATCACATGCAGATGGAAAAGAATGAAAGGATACGAAGTCTGCTGGATTCCGGGAACTGACCACGCAGGAATTGCAACCCAGTGGGTTGTTGAAAAACAACTTGCTCAGGAAGGGTTAACAAGACACGATGTCGGAAGAGAAAATTTCTTGAAAAGAGTCTGGGAATGGAAAGAATCCTGCGGTGGAAGGATAATTAACCAACTTAAAAAATTAGGAACCTCCTGCGACTGGGAAAGAGAAAGATTCACCATGGATGAAGGCTTCTCAAAAGCCGTCAGAAAAGCTTTCGTAACACTCTACAAAGAAGGCCTTATATATAAAGGAAAAAGACTCATCAACTGGTGTCCAAGATGTCACACTGCACTTTCCGACCTTGAAGTAGAACACGAAGAGGAAAAAGGAAACCTCTGGTATATAAAATACCCAGTAGTAGGTGAAGAGGGAAAATACATTGTCGTTGCAACAACAAGACCTGAAACAATGTTAGGTGACGTCGCCATAGCTGTAAATCCGAACGACGAACGGTATAAAGATTTGATCGGCAAAAAAGTCCTCCTTCCAATCGTTAACAGAGAAATACCCGTAATAGCCGATGAATACGTTGACATGGAATTTGGAACCGGCGCAGTTAAAATTACTCCTGCCCACGACTTCAACGACTTTGAAATTGGAAACAGACATGGACTTGAACCTATACAGATAATGGACGACTGGGCAAAAATTACAGTTGAACCGTTCAAGGGAATGGATAGATACGAAGTAAGAGAAGCAATCGTAAAAATGCTTAAAGATGAAGGTCTGCTTGAAAAAGTGGAAAAACACATTCACTCTGTAGGGCACTGTTACAGATGTAAAACAGTCGTTGAACCATACCTCTCAGACCAGTGGTTTGTAAAGACGAAACCTCTTGCGGAAAAGGCAATTGAAGCCGTTAAAACTGGCGAAATTAAGTTCATACCGAAACAGTGGGAAAACACATTCTTTGACTGGATGTATAACATAAGAGACTGGTGTATATCAAGACAGATATGGTGGGGACACAGAATCCCTGTCTGGTATTGTGAAGAGTGCGGTCACCTTACCGTTACAGAAGAGACACCGGACAGATGTGAAAAGTGTGGAAGTAAGAATATCTATCAGGACGAAGATGTTCTTGATACCTGGTTCAGTTCAGCACTCTGGCCTTTCGGAACACTTGGATGGCCTGAAAACACAGACGACTTAAAAGCTTTCTATCCAACAGATCTTTTAGTAACAGGTTTTGACATCATCTTTTTCTGGGTATCCAGAATGATGATGATGGGATACCACTTCACAGGCAAAAAGCCGTTCTCTGATGTCTATGTTCATGCCCTTGTAAGAGACGAGCATGGACAAAAAATGAGTAAAACAAAAGGAAACGTTATAGATCCCCTTGATATGATTCAAAAGTTTGGCGCTGATACGTTAAGATTTACACTTGCAGCTCTTGCCGCACAGGGAAGAGACATAAGACTTTCAGAAAAAATCATAGAAGGATACCGCCATTTTGCCAACAAGATATGGAACGTTGCAAGGTTTATCTTCACGGCAACAGAAGGCATAAACATAGAGGGAGAAAAAGAGCTCTATCCGGAAGACAGGTGGATACTAACAAAGCTGTCCGAAACAGCAAAAACCGTTGACAGAGAACTTACAAACTACCGATACAACGATGCGGCAAAAGCCATATACCAGTTCATCTGGGGCGAGCTTGCAGACTGGTATGTAGAATTTTCAAAGAACAGAATTTACAAAGGAACCGAAACGGAAAAGAGAACTGCAGCATTTGTTCTATTTAAAGTTTTAAGAGATGCGATGAAACTTCTCCATCCGTTCATGCCTTTCATAACGGAGGAAATATATCAAAAGCTTCCGAACAAGGATGCAGAATCAATAGTCCTAGCACCATGGCCGGAAGAAGATATCTCTTACGAGGAAGCCGCGATTGTCGATACCGTAAGAGAAATCATAAGGGGCGTAAGAAACATAAAAGCAGAAGTTAACATACCCCCTTCAACAGCGGTTCCGATTGAGATAAAAACAGACGACAAAAAACTGAAAGAAACAATAAAAATTATGGAACCGGGCATCAAGCAGCTTGCAAGGGTTTCATCTGTTGAATTTACAGAAGGAAAACCTGAAAAGGCAATTTCATTCTTCCTTCCCGGGATAGAGATTTACGTAAAAGTAGGTGAACTCATAGAGATAGAAAGGGAAATCGAGAAAATTGAGAAAAAGCTCAAATCCCTTGAGAAAGACATAAACAAACTTGAGAAGAAACTTTCAAACGAAAACTTCCTGTCAAGGGCTCCGAAAGAGGTCATA